In a genomic window of Armatimonadota bacterium:
- a CDS encoding zf-HC2 domain-containing protein, which yields MKCERARELFSEYVEGSIDYALTVTVRSHIDQCRACRTDLKSFLKTWDAIGALPEVQPPSSFRHDVVMRAARLQHEQRKPAGYGFAGAARDLLFRRLIPVRAVAIAAAGAVLAVMALSISSVVDGKNPLLSVLGQLNFAWTERVNDKEEWLSRRTWGNKLWVSLEAREFGPGSVYYEVVLEINNKALPEIENKVDRIACTVYVLPPDNFGLDDGDLRGAVWAGDVRGQSPVHIAVPGISSSSVYPAPVTLLIRYRVKNRPLSKLVFIPTENSNGRSSDAMSLYTGSAAKSAAENLYSSLQSLSQRNGVAVIANVLHVVPPTPANLRPGKTENVMRVLCPDRGRLAWAFMDGAVYVDRQFGNTGD from the coding sequence ATGAAGTGTGAAAGAGCAAGAGAGTTGTTCTCGGAGTATGTGGAAGGCAGTATAGACTACGCTTTGACCGTCACCGTGCGATCACACATCGATCAGTGCCGTGCCTGCAGGACGGATCTCAAGTCGTTTCTGAAAACCTGGGATGCGATCGGTGCACTGCCCGAGGTCCAGCCTCCCTCGAGTTTCCGCCACGACGTGGTGATGAGGGCGGCCCGACTTCAGCATGAGCAGAGGAAGCCTGCTGGATACGGCTTCGCCGGTGCTGCCAGGGACTTGCTGTTCCGTCGCCTCATCCCGGTCCGCGCAGTCGCGATTGCGGCTGCGGGGGCGGTACTGGCCGTCATGGCGCTAAGCATCTCGAGTGTCGTGGACGGGAAGAATCCGTTGCTGAGCGTCTTGGGCCAGCTGAACTTCGCTTGGACCGAACGGGTCAATGACAAGGAAGAGTGGCTGTCTCGAAGGACTTGGGGCAACAAACTGTGGGTCTCGCTCGAAGCCAGGGAGTTCGGCCCGGGTAGCGTCTACTACGAAGTGGTGCTTGAGATCAACAACAAGGCGTTGCCCGAGATCGAGAACAAGGTTGATAGGATTGCCTGTACGGTCTACGTGCTTCCGCCCGATAACTTCGGATTGGATGACGGTGATCTTCGCGGGGCGGTCTGGGCCGGCGATGTTCGCGGGCAGAGCCCGGTGCATATCGCAGTCCCGGGCATCAGCAGTTCCAGCGTTTATCCTGCGCCCGTTACTCTGCTGATTCGCTACCGGGTGAAGAATAGGCCGCTTTCGAAACTCGTCTTCATACCGACGGAAAACTCGAACGGGAGATCGAGCGATGCGATGAGCCTGTATACCGGTTCGGCGGCGAAATCTGCTGCCGAGAACCTGTATTCCAGTCTTCAGTCCCTGTCGCAGAGGAATGGCGTGGCTGTCATAGCGAACGTTCTTCATGTCGTACCGCCGACCCCGGCGAATCTGAGGCCCGGCAAGACTGAGAATGTCATGCGGGTGCTCTGTCCGGATCGCGGTCGCCTAGCTTGGGCGTTCATGGACGGAGCCGTCTATGTGGATCGGCAGTTTGGCAATACAGGAGACTAA
- a CDS encoding DEAD/DEAH box helicase family protein: MDLERALGPRGQIAEQMPGYEFRPQQIEVALAIARALGSKRHCLAEAGTGVGKSMAYLLPAIEYALSGKKVIVSTHTIYLQSQLLTKDIPFLHSVFPDRKFRAVVAKGRGNYLCLNNLDAELGQLSLIGDPNLPKLQKWANETDTGDVAELDFSFSDWSDICSNQDTCHNQQCRFVGKCFYYRMRREAQDADIVVTNHSLFFSDLAIRISDPNSGVLPSYDAVIFDEAHHLEDVATKAFGIECGSFRVPSLLRRIRRVKGIGLDAGRIQMLDEMNSALFETFAHSPKQEFFLHEVCRGNTASQVEETVKMMCAMLDGLNRELSEQDTTGKPELEDRLSGLRRMAMRLKEEMTTLFFGTEAGYFKWGERTNGKTQLCFLRYSPLSVADILRRTLWKEIDSVVLTSATLTNSGTFSYLRGRLGVPECVEAAQDSPFDFQTQCMLYVPRHLDFPSENSYYTEAVAGEIEELVKASGGRAFLLFTSYRMMNAVYDVLFGRLPYTTMKQGDMSNEALVQAFLEQEQACLFGVHSFWEGVDIRGEALSIVVIDKLPFAVPDSPVNKARTDAITASGGDWFRDYSMPQAQIRLKQGFGRLIRTKTDRGVVAILDSRLVKKPYGREFIRFLPQCPVTVRIEDVQRFFGVRQV, from the coding sequence ATGGACCTGGAACGGGCGCTTGGCCCTCGCGGACAGATTGCCGAACAGATGCCGGGGTACGAGTTCCGGCCGCAGCAGATCGAGGTGGCGCTCGCTATAGCCCGCGCCCTCGGCTCGAAGCGCCACTGCCTTGCCGAGGCTGGAACCGGCGTCGGCAAGAGCATGGCCTATCTGCTCCCTGCTATCGAGTATGCCCTCTCCGGCAAAAAAGTGATCGTCTCGACGCATACGATCTATCTTCAGAGCCAGCTCCTCACCAAGGACATTCCGTTTCTGCACAGCGTCTTCCCCGACCGCAAGTTCAGGGCTGTCGTCGCAAAGGGCAGGGGCAACTACCTCTGTCTGAACAACCTCGACGCCGAACTGGGCCAGCTATCTCTGATCGGCGACCCGAATCTGCCGAAGCTTCAGAAGTGGGCGAACGAGACCGATACCGGCGATGTGGCCGAACTCGATTTCAGCTTCTCGGACTGGTCGGACATCTGCTCGAACCAGGATACCTGCCACAACCAGCAGTGCCGCTTCGTCGGCAAGTGCTTCTACTACAGGATGCGACGTGAGGCGCAGGACGCCGACATCGTCGTTACCAACCACTCGCTGTTCTTCTCCGACCTGGCCATTCGGATCTCGGACCCGAACTCCGGCGTACTGCCGAGCTACGATGCCGTGATCTTCGACGAGGCACACCACCTGGAGGATGTCGCGACGAAGGCGTTCGGCATCGAGTGTGGGAGTTTCCGGGTTCCCAGCCTGCTCAGGAGGATTCGTCGCGTAAAGGGGATCGGCCTTGATGCCGGCAGGATTCAGATGCTCGACGAGATGAACTCCGCGCTATTCGAGACATTCGCCCACAGCCCCAAGCAGGAGTTCTTTCTGCACGAGGTCTGCCGGGGAAATACCGCGTCGCAGGTCGAAGAGACCGTGAAGATGATGTGCGCGATGCTCGACGGACTCAACCGTGAGTTATCGGAGCAGGACACGACGGGCAAGCCCGAACTCGAGGACCGGCTCTCAGGCCTGCGCCGGATGGCGATGCGGCTCAAGGAGGAGATGACCACGCTCTTCTTCGGCACCGAGGCAGGGTACTTCAAATGGGGCGAGCGGACGAACGGCAAGACCCAGCTCTGCTTCCTGCGATACTCCCCGCTATCGGTCGCAGACATCCTGCGCCGGACCCTGTGGAAGGAGATTGACAGCGTCGTCCTGACTTCGGCGACGCTCACCAACTCCGGGACGTTCAGCTACCTCCGCGGACGTCTCGGTGTGCCTGAGTGCGTCGAGGCCGCACAGGACTCGCCGTTCGACTTCCAGACGCAGTGCATGCTCTACGTCCCGAGGCACCTGGACTTCCCTTCCGAGAACTCGTACTATACCGAGGCTGTCGCCGGTGAGATCGAGGAACTCGTGAAGGCGTCCGGCGGGCGGGCGTTCCTGCTCTTCACCTCGTACCGCATGATGAATGCCGTCTACGACGTGCTCTTCGGTCGCCTGCCGTATACGACGATGAAACAGGGTGACATGTCCAACGAGGCGCTGGTTCAGGCGTTCCTGGAGCAGGAACAGGCCTGTCTGTTTGGCGTACACAGCTTCTGGGAGGGCGTGGACATCCGGGGTGAGGCGCTCAGCATCGTCGTGATAGACAAGCTCCCGTTCGCCGTGCCGGATAGCCCGGTAAACAAGGCGCGCACCGACGCTATCACCGCATCAGGGGGAGATTGGTTCCGCGACTACTCGATGCCTCAGGCGCAGATCCGGTTGAAGCAGGGCTTCGGACGCCTCATCCGCACGAAGACCGACCGCGGTGTCGTCGCGATCCTCGACTCGCGCTTGGTGAAGAAGCCTTACGGCCGGGAGTTCATCCGCTTCCTCCCCCAGTGCCCGGTGACGGTGCGGATAGAGGATGTGCAGAGGTTCTTCGGCGTCCGACAGGTCTGA
- a CDS encoding methyltransferase, producing MTSRERILTTLAHKEPDRVPIDFGGMRSTGIMAIAYNKLKAHLGITGGETRVYDTMQQLALPEQPVLDRFHVDVLDTLNMLGRFPQEWKDWTLPDGSPAKVPVWFSPEPVEGGLVIRNAMGNAIQRMPEGCLYFEPCHNPLAEAVTLADVDRLLDVRPADPKSLTALIERTKWLYENTDYAIMFGFGGNILEGGQNAFGWERFMMEMALNTPLVEYALDKMVEVYMEDLRIYLRAIGPYVQLIQMGDDLGTQTATMLSPDLYRRVVKPRHAVQYHYIREQSDVHVFLHACGSCYDIMGDLVDEGVEALNPVQTSAAGMDPRRLKQEFGDKLTFWGGGCDTQSVLPNATPEEIDRHVRERIEIFAPGGGFVFNQIHNVQSNVPPANIVACYDAAWKYGIYE from the coding sequence ATGACCTCACGTGAACGCATACTCACCACCCTCGCCCACAAGGAGCCTGACCGCGTGCCGATTGATTTTGGCGGGATGCGCTCGACAGGCATCATGGCGATCGCGTACAACAAGCTGAAGGCACACCTCGGCATCACCGGCGGCGAGACCCGCGTCTACGATACCATGCAGCAGCTCGCGCTCCCCGAGCAGCCGGTCCTCGACCGTTTCCACGTCGACGTGCTCGACACGCTCAACATGCTCGGGCGCTTCCCGCAGGAGTGGAAGGACTGGACACTCCCCGACGGCTCACCGGCGAAGGTGCCCGTCTGGTTCAGCCCGGAGCCGGTCGAGGGCGGCCTAGTGATCCGGAATGCCATGGGCAACGCGATCCAGCGCATGCCGGAGGGATGCCTCTACTTCGAGCCGTGCCACAATCCGCTCGCGGAGGCGGTGACTCTCGCGGACGTAGATCGCTTACTGGATGTACGGCCCGCCGATCCGAAGAGCCTGACGGCGCTCATCGAGCGGACGAAGTGGCTCTATGAGAACACCGACTATGCGATCATGTTCGGCTTCGGCGGAAACATCCTGGAGGGCGGTCAGAACGCCTTCGGATGGGAGCGGTTCATGATGGAGATGGCGCTCAACACGCCACTCGTCGAGTACGCGCTCGACAAGATGGTGGAGGTCTATATGGAGGACCTGCGCATCTACCTGCGGGCGATCGGGCCGTACGTCCAGCTCATCCAGATGGGCGACGATCTCGGCACGCAGACTGCGACCATGCTCTCGCCCGACCTCTATCGGCGGGTCGTGAAGCCCCGGCACGCGGTCCAATACCACTACATCCGCGAGCAATCGGACGTGCACGTCTTCCTCCACGCATGCGGGTCGTGCTACGACATCATGGGCGACCTGGTGGATGAGGGGGTCGAGGCTCTCAACCCGGTCCAGACCTCCGCCGCTGGGATGGACCCTCGCCGCCTGAAGCAGGAGTTCGGCGACAAGCTGACGTTCTGGGGTGGGGGATGCGACACCCAGTCGGTGCTTCCGAACGCGACTCCGGAGGAGATCGACCGGCACGTCAGGGAGCGCATCGAGATCTTCGCGCCCGGCGGCGGGTTCGTCTTCAACCAGATCCACAACGTCCAGTCGAACGTCCCGCCCGCGAACATCGTCGCCTGCTACGACGCGGCTTGGAAGTACGGCATCTACGAGTAG
- a CDS encoding sugar ABC transporter substrate-binding protein — MTRARIHLLIAVVLAVLLSGCARREKGPVTITYMAWGNAQHLKVEQQIIDEFEKQNPSIKVKLFAVPDSAYHQKQQIMLASRTAPDVMKVELHYFPALVRKGYFRPIDEFYKNDPTFDINDFFPQAIDECSYDGKLYGLNIAFGGQILYYNKTLFDDAGIPDPYEQYKSGKWTWTEYLDAAKKLTKRDANGRTIQYGTLMPHHWTVIWSFGGELVSPDYKRCVLDSPESIRALQFMKDLRWKWRVNPTPAEGAMSAFNFNSGRVAMYFGWSGQTPVILKNAKGFRWDIAPVPAGPAGRFTPLKGNVMTTYVECKHPREAYEFIKYVTSAKSEMFICGKLRRWITTHRSVYDDPEYLKAYTPPYHTDVFRGEMDYGKRPPINEKFIQWTTELNVGLSRMWTGELDAKEAVAFMKPRIERALNEEDW; from the coding sequence TTGACCCGCGCACGAATCCATCTTCTGATTGCTGTCGTTCTAGCCGTACTCCTGAGTGGATGCGCGCGCCGTGAGAAGGGGCCAGTCACCATCACCTACATGGCATGGGGGAACGCCCAGCACCTCAAGGTCGAGCAGCAGATCATCGACGAGTTCGAGAAGCAGAACCCGAGCATCAAGGTGAAGCTGTTCGCTGTGCCGGACTCAGCCTACCATCAGAAGCAGCAGATCATGCTCGCCAGTCGGACCGCGCCCGACGTCATGAAGGTCGAGCTGCACTACTTCCCGGCGCTCGTCCGCAAAGGCTACTTCCGGCCGATAGACGAGTTCTACAAGAACGACCCGACGTTTGACATCAACGATTTCTTCCCGCAGGCGATTGACGAGTGCTCCTACGACGGCAAGCTCTATGGGCTGAACATCGCGTTCGGCGGCCAGATACTCTACTACAACAAGACCCTTTTCGACGACGCAGGCATCCCCGATCCCTATGAGCAGTACAAGTCCGGCAAGTGGACCTGGACCGAGTACCTCGACGCCGCGAAGAAGCTCACGAAGCGGGATGCGAACGGCCGGACCATCCAGTACGGCACTCTGATGCCGCATCACTGGACCGTCATCTGGTCGTTCGGCGGCGAACTGGTCAGCCCGGACTACAAGCGCTGCGTCCTCGACTCGCCGGAGTCTATCCGCGCGCTCCAGTTCATGAAGGACCTCCGCTGGAAGTGGCGCGTCAACCCGACGCCCGCCGAGGGTGCGATGTCGGCGTTCAACTTCAACTCCGGCCGCGTCGCCATGTACTTCGGCTGGTCGGGTCAGACGCCGGTCATTCTGAAGAACGCGAAGGGTTTCAGGTGGGATATCGCCCCGGTCCCCGCGGGTCCCGCCGGGCGGTTCACACCGCTCAAGGGCAATGTGATGACCACCTACGTCGAGTGCAAGCATCCCCGCGAGGCATACGAGTTCATCAAGTACGTGACATCGGCGAAGTCAGAGATGTTCATCTGCGGAAAGCTCCGCCGCTGGATCACGACCCATAGGAGCGTCTACGACGATCCCGAATACCTGAAGGCGTACACGCCGCCTTACCACACCGACGTTTTCCGTGGCGAGATGGATTACGGGAAGCGCCCGCCGATCAACGAGAAGTTCATTCAGTGGACGACCGAGCTGAATGTCGGCCTGAGCCGGATGTGGACCGGCGAACTCGACGCCAAGGAAGCGGTTGCCTTCATGAAACCGAGAATTGAGCGGGCGCTGAATGAAGAAGACTGGTGA
- a CDS encoding sugar ABC transporter permease → MINRKPLTHRASFWGFLFICPWLLGFVIFTGGPMLASLVLSFCKYDLQRVAFVGLGNYNRMFLGSEQEVFFKSLTNTALYVLFSVPMGLTGSLLLAVLLNQKVRGVAIFRTLFYLPALTPAVASALVWMWVFHPECGILNNFLTMNVPMPTFGADGIGVAFRPMIANPPGWLQSSEWALPAFIIMSLWGIGGGRMIIFLAGLQGIADEFYEAARIDGAGAIAQFRHVTLPLLTPTIFFNMVLGVIGAFQVFTAAYVMTGGGPNNATLFYVLYLYRHAFEQFHMGYAAALAWVLFVILFTFTLIQFRHSTKWVHYEGDAK, encoded by the coding sequence ATGATCAACCGCAAGCCGCTAACTCATCGTGCTTCCTTCTGGGGGTTCCTGTTCATCTGCCCTTGGCTTCTAGGGTTCGTCATCTTCACGGGCGGCCCGATGCTCGCGTCGCTGGTGCTCAGCTTCTGCAAGTACGACCTTCAGCGGGTGGCCTTCGTCGGTCTGGGCAACTATAACCGTATGTTCCTCGGCAGCGAGCAGGAGGTCTTCTTCAAGTCGCTGACCAACACTGCGCTCTACGTCCTGTTCTCCGTGCCGATGGGACTGACGGGCTCCCTGCTCCTGGCCGTGCTGCTCAATCAGAAAGTGAGAGGAGTCGCGATCTTCAGGACGCTGTTCTACCTCCCGGCGTTGACGCCGGCAGTGGCGTCGGCTCTGGTCTGGATGTGGGTCTTTCACCCCGAGTGCGGCATCCTGAACAACTTCCTGACGATGAACGTACCGATGCCCACGTTCGGCGCCGATGGGATCGGCGTGGCGTTTCGTCCGATGATCGCGAACCCGCCCGGGTGGCTTCAGTCCAGTGAGTGGGCGCTTCCGGCGTTCATCATAATGAGCCTCTGGGGGATCGGCGGCGGGAGGATGATCATCTTCCTGGCAGGGCTCCAGGGCATCGCGGATGAGTTCTACGAGGCCGCGCGGATCGACGGGGCTGGGGCCATTGCTCAGTTCCGGCACGTGACGCTTCCGCTCCTGACGCCGACGATCTTCTTCAACATGGTGCTCGGCGTCATCGGCGCGTTCCAGGTCTTTACGGCGGCGTACGTCATGACGGGCGGTGGACCGAACAATGCCACGCTGTTCTACGTGCTCTATCTCTACCGGCACGCTTTCGAGCAGTTCCACATGGGCTACGCAGCCGCGCTCGCCTGGGTGCTGTTCGTCATTCTCTTTACGTTCACGCTGATCCAGTTCAGGCACTCGACGAAATGGGTTCACTACGAGGGAGATGCCAAGTGA
- a CDS encoding carbohydrate ABC transporter permease, with product MPTSRLAGKAFTYVLLIVGAAIVSIPFLWTVSTALKAPAQVYAVPVEWIPKPIMWENFAQAWTVLPFFRFLRNTVFVTLMCLVGQLFSASLVAYGFARFDFRGRTALFYLLLGTMMLPGQVTMIPTFLIWREFRLVDTFAPLIVPAYFGGGAFTIFLLRQFFMTIPRDLDEAAMIDGCSYFGIWWRIILPLSKPALTTVVIFSFISHWDEFMGPLIYLHTMDKYTVSIGLRMFQDMYGGQLELLMAASLIHITPCIILFIAAQRYFIKGIVMSGIKA from the coding sequence ATGCCGACAAGTAGACTCGCTGGAAAAGCATTCACATATGTGCTTCTGATCGTCGGCGCCGCGATCGTCAGCATCCCGTTCCTGTGGACCGTCAGCACTGCGCTGAAGGCTCCAGCGCAGGTCTATGCCGTACCGGTCGAGTGGATACCGAAACCGATCATGTGGGAGAACTTCGCACAGGCGTGGACCGTCCTGCCGTTCTTTCGGTTCCTGAGAAACACCGTCTTCGTCACGTTGATGTGCCTTGTCGGCCAACTCTTCTCCGCCTCGCTCGTCGCATACGGGTTCGCGCGGTTCGACTTCAGGGGCCGGACGGCACTGTTCTACTTGCTTCTGGGAACAATGATGCTTCCCGGCCAGGTGACGATGATCCCGACGTTCCTGATCTGGCGTGAGTTCCGGCTGGTGGATACCTTCGCCCCGCTCATCGTGCCTGCCTACTTCGGCGGAGGGGCGTTCACCATCTTCCTGCTGCGCCAGTTCTTCATGACAATCCCTCGCGACCTTGATGAGGCGGCGATGATTGACGGCTGCTCGTACTTCGGCATATGGTGGCGCATCATCCTGCCGCTCTCGAAGCCGGCCCTCACGACCGTCGTGATCTTCTCGTTCATCAGTCACTGGGACGAGTTCATGGGGCCGCTGATCTATCTTCACACTATGGATAAGTACACCGTCTCGATCGGACTGCGAATGTTCCAGGACATGTACGGTGGTCAGTTGGAGCTCTTGATGGCCGCATCGCTGATTCACATCACTCCGTGCATAATCCTGTTCATCGCCGCGCAGAGGTACTTCATCAAGGGCATAGTGATGAGCGGAATCAAAGCCTGA
- a CDS encoding SUMF1/EgtB/PvdO family nonheme iron enzyme, producing the protein MAALTVLVISSLSAASETVQPTPPKKPAPFSEQISGTLVKFDMIPIPAGVIAVADPAKEGATKKVKIKPLYVGRTEVTWDEYDVFVFKFDEPQSPAPGGSDAVSHPSKPYGAADRGYGHKGYPAINMSYYGAEQYCKWLSLKTGKKYRLPTEAEWEYACTACKPLPGEKELAQYAWFWQEKTQPVGKKKPNAWGIFDMLGNVAEWCVGLDGKPVVCGGSFEDFAKDTVPSKRRYQEPSWSANDPQDPKSRWWLSDAQFVGFRVICEQ; encoded by the coding sequence ATCGCCGCACTGACCGTTCTTGTTATCTCCTCGCTCTCCGCCGCTTCCGAGACAGTCCAGCCGACCCCGCCGAAGAAACCCGCTCCGTTCTCAGAGCAGATATCCGGCACCCTCGTGAAGTTCGACATGATCCCGATTCCGGCTGGTGTAATAGCCGTGGCGGACCCTGCGAAGGAAGGCGCGACGAAGAAGGTCAAGATCAAGCCGCTCTACGTCGGCAGGACCGAGGTGACCTGGGACGAGTACGATGTGTTCGTCTTCAAGTTCGACGAGCCGCAATCGCCCGCGCCCGGCGGCTCGGATGCGGTGTCTCATCCCAGCAAACCCTACGGCGCGGCGGATCGAGGTTACGGTCACAAGGGGTATCCGGCGATCAACATGTCGTACTACGGCGCTGAACAGTACTGCAAGTGGCTGTCGCTCAAGACGGGCAAGAAGTATCGCTTGCCGACCGAAGCTGAGTGGGAGTATGCCTGCACGGCCTGCAAGCCTCTGCCGGGTGAGAAGGAACTCGCCCAGTACGCCTGGTTCTGGCAGGAAAAGACCCAACCTGTGGGGAAGAAGAAACCGAATGCGTGGGGAATCTTCGATATGCTTGGGAACGTCGCCGAGTGGTGCGTCGGACTCGATGGGAAGCCGGTAGTGTGTGGAGGGAGTTTCGAAGACTTCGCGAAGGATACGGTTCCCTCGAAGAGGAGGTATCAAGAGCCTTCCTGGTCCGCAAATGACCCGCAGGACCCCAAGAGCAGATGGTGGCTCTCCGACGCGCAGTTCGTAGGTTTCCGCGTGATCTGTGAGCAGTAG
- a CDS encoding Gfo/Idh/MocA family oxidoreductase, which produces MAENDSILSRGDFLKTSAASAAVLGAASLSSVSGVFAAGSDEIKVGLIGCGGRGTGAAGDAIRSAPGIKIVALGDAFGDRLESCLERLKGNDELKANVDVAPNRCFTGFDNYKGVIESGVDMVILATPPGFRPAHFKAAVEAGKHVFMEKPVAVDAPGVRAILQAGELAAKKKLGVVTGTIKRHQANYVATVKRIHEGAVGDILSAQCYYNTGELWNHGRKPEWTDMEWQCRNWLYFTWLSGDHIVEQHVHNLDVMNWVLRGHPVRCLALGGRQVRTDPAYGHIYDHFTVEYEYPEGIRMMSMCRQTDGCANNVSERVVGTKGSSNCCGLIQGANEWKFDGDVPSPYVQEHTDLINSIREGRPLNEARQIAESSLTAIMGRMSAYTGQEITWDQAMNSQENLLPEKLEFGSLPTAPVAIPGKTPFV; this is translated from the coding sequence ATGGCAGAGAATGATTCAATTTTGTCGCGCGGGGACTTCCTGAAGACCTCCGCTGCATCGGCGGCGGTTCTGGGGGCGGCAAGCTTGTCGTCCGTGAGTGGGGTCTTTGCGGCGGGCTCAGACGAGATCAAGGTCGGACTGATCGGATGCGGAGGGCGAGGCACGGGCGCAGCGGGCGACGCGATACGTAGCGCCCCCGGTATCAAGATCGTCGCGCTGGGGGATGCCTTTGGCGATCGGTTGGAGAGCTGCCTCGAGAGGCTCAAGGGCAACGACGAACTCAAGGCAAATGTTGATGTTGCCCCGAACCGTTGCTTCACAGGGTTCGACAACTACAAGGGCGTGATCGAGAGCGGCGTTGACATGGTGATCCTGGCCACACCGCCGGGATTCCGACCCGCGCACTTCAAGGCTGCTGTCGAGGCCGGCAAACACGTGTTCATGGAGAAGCCAGTCGCGGTCGATGCGCCGGGAGTCAGGGCCATCCTGCAAGCCGGCGAGCTGGCTGCGAAGAAGAAGCTCGGAGTAGTCACCGGCACGATCAAGCGCCACCAAGCGAACTACGTTGCTACGGTAAAGCGGATTCACGAGGGAGCCGTGGGCGACATCCTGTCCGCGCAGTGTTACTACAACACCGGTGAGCTGTGGAATCACGGTCGGAAGCCGGAGTGGACCGATATGGAGTGGCAGTGCAGGAACTGGCTCTACTTCACGTGGCTCTCCGGCGATCATATCGTCGAGCAGCACGTCCACAACCTTGATGTGATGAACTGGGTGCTGCGGGGTCATCCGGTGAGGTGCCTGGCTCTGGGTGGACGACAGGTCCGCACAGACCCGGCTTACGGGCACATATACGATCACTTCACGGTGGAGTACGAGTACCCTGAAGGTATCCGCATGATGAGTATGTGCAGGCAGACAGACGGTTGCGCGAACAACGTGTCGGAGCGAGTCGTCGGCACGAAGGGTTCTTCGAACTGCTGCGGGCTCATCCAGGGTGCCAACGAATGGAAGTTCGATGGCGACGTTCCGAGCCCGTACGTTCAGGAGCATACCGATCTCATCAACAGTATCCGCGAGGGCAGACCTCTGAACGAGGCCCGGCAGATCGCGGAGAGCAGCCTGACCGCCATCATGGGCCGCATGTCGGCATATACCGGTCAGGAGATAACCTGGGATCAGGCGATGAACTCACAAGAGAACCTCCTCCCGGAGAAGCTCGAGTTCGGTTCACTTCCAACGGCGCCGGTGGCGATTCCCGGGAAGACACCGTTTGTCTAG
- a CDS encoding Gfo/Idh/MocA family oxidoreductase: MERQDKVVSRRDFLKSSVASAALLTAGALPIGQGAWAAGSDVIKVGVIGCGGRGSGAARDCIASSQGVKIYALGDLFQDRLDGCYNGLTGDANLKDKVDLSRERCFTGFSAYQKVIDSGVDMVILATPPGFRPTHFEAAVKAGKHVFMEKPVAVDAPGVRKVIKYGMLARAKKLGIVAGTQRRHQFPYVETMKRIHGGAIGDIVAAQCYWSQGGLWNHGRKPEWTDMEWQIRNWLYFTWLSGDHICEQHVHNIDVINWAVGDHPVKCVGMGGRQVRTDPAYGHIFDHFAVEYFYDKGARLMSMCRQIDGCATNVSERVVGTKGTSNCAGWIDGETKWKYDGPSPSAGVQEHADLIASIRAGRPLNEAKRIAESVLTAIMGRMSAYTGQEITWEQALNSQENLMPVNLEFGPIAVPPVAVPGKTPFI, translated from the coding sequence ATGGAGAGACAAGACAAGGTAGTATCTCGCAGGGATTTCCTCAAGTCGTCGGTCGCTTCGGCGGCGCTTCTGACGGCGGGCGCGCTTCCGATCGGTCAGGGAGCATGGGCCGCCGGATCGGACGTCATCAAGGTCGGGGTGATCGGCTGCGGCGGACGAGGATCGGGTGCCGCCCGTGACTGCATTGCAAGCTCCCAAGGCGTCAAGATTTACGCGCTGGGAGACCTCTTTCAGGATCGGCTTGATGGCTGCTACAATGGTCTCACCGGTGACGCGAACCTCAAGGACAAGGTCGATCTCAGCCGTGAGCGGTGCTTCACTGGCTTCAGTGCCTATCAGAAGGTCATCGACAGCGGCGTGGATATGGTGATTCTGGCCACCCCGCCTGGCTTCCGGCCGACACACTTCGAGGCCGCCGTCAAGGCCGGCAAGCACGTCTTCATGGAGAAGCCGGTCGCGGTCGATGCGCCCGGTGTTCGCAAAGTGATCAAGTACGGAATGCTGGCCCGAGCGAAGAAGCTCGGCATCGTGGCCGGCACTCAGCGCCGACACCAGTTCCCCTACGTCGAGACGATGAAACGAATCCATGGTGGGGCAATCGGGGATATCGTGGCCGCGCAGTGCTACTGGAGCCAGGGCGGGCTGTGGAATCACGGGCGCAAGCCCGAATGGACGGACATGGAGTGGCAGATTCGCAACTGGCTGTACTTCACATGGCTCTCGGGGGATCATATCTGTGAGCAGCACGTGCACAACATTGACGTTATCAACTGGGCGGTCGGAGACCATCCGGTCAAATGCGTAGGTATGGGAGGGCGCCAGGTTCGAACCGATCCGGCTTACGGGCACATATTTGATCATTTCGCCGTCGAGTACTTCTACGACAAGGGCGCGCGTCTGATGAGCATGTGCCGCCAGATCGACGGATGCGCCACTAACGTCTCCGAGCGAGTTGTCGGCACAAAGGGTACGTCGAACTGCGCCGGGTGGATCGACGGCGAGACCAAATGGAAGTACGACGGCCCCAGTCCCAGCGCGGGGGTCCAGGAGCACGCAGATCTCATAGCGAGCATTCGCGCCGGCAGGCCGCTGAACGAGGCCAAGCGGATCGCTGAGAGCGTGCTCACCGCCATCATGGGCCGAATGTCGGCGTATACAGGGCAGGAGATCACCTGGGAGCAGGCGCTGAACTCACAGGAGAATCTGATGCCGGTGAACCTGGAGTTCGGGCCGATTGCGGTGCCGCCGGTGGCTGTTCCCGGCAAGACGCCGTTCATCTAG